The DNA segment CACCAGTCTTTGGGTCAGACCGGCACGTTCGCCTTGGTGGGCTCCAGCCAGGACACGTCGCAGATCTGCACCAAGCTGATGGAGCTCAGCGGAGAGATCCGGGACATGATCCGCCGCGCCCAGGGGTACCGGGTGGTCTCATCCGGCCTCCCGGACTCCAGCGCGTCCGCTGTGAGTCTCTGACAGGAGGCCTGCAGCCCCTCAGACCAGCCCTGGCCTGGGCCCCCCGATCACTGGATACCCCCTTAGACACCCAGCCCCTCCTGTTCCAACCCCGCCCCTATGCTCCGCCCCCGATGCCCCCCGTTCCAGGCCATGACCAGTGTGCTGTCTGGGAGTGCTGCTGTGCTTTCAAGACTTTATCCCACAAACTTGTGCCCTACTTAGGGAAACTTGGAGTGTCCTTGACTTTGTTGAATAGGAAGGGGCACCTGAGAGTGAACATGACTTCAGGTTCTCAGATGTGCAGCAATACTGGAGAAACTGAACTGCTACTGTGCGACACTTCGGATTAATAAGTCACTCAGtcacgtttttctttttttattattattattgatataatTGCACTATGTTGAGTTTTCTAGATCAAATATCGCAATGATGGAAGAAGGAGGAAGTCCTGTTTGCTACTGAGAATTGAATtatgctgcattttttttgtttttggtaagAAATCGCCAAAGCTGGTAGGAACTTCTACTAAAGGTGTCTGATCTGTATAGTGTCCACTGGGAAACGTGCAATGAAGGATCACTGAACTGGATGCCTTTCTGCTGTGTTGCTCGAGAATGTTCTAAATGAACTAAACTGATCTTCTGTGAATACGACACGCGGGGTCGCGCATTGCTTTTGTATAACTGTTCgagttggataaaaaaaaaaaaaaaaactaaaagcttGTGTTTATGAGCCTATCTGTCACTGGTCCAGTACTCAACACTGAACTCAAACATATCAGATGCActtaaaatcacacacacacgcacatacacacacacacatgctgacaTTTAACTGCAGTATATATTCAAACACAACACTAATAAGCTGAGCTGGTAAATGTCAATATACTCGAGTGTTAATTGACGTCAGTGAGACCATTAGGCCCTTTACTTTTTCAGACGTTTCGCTTTCTACTGTATACCGACTTGCCTCTACGTCATTTGTATTGTCAAAATGCACCAACCTGCATTGAGTATAGTTTTCATTTCAGAACTCGTTCCGTATCGGTCAAAACTGCCAAGCATGCGTTGTTGTATTTAGGGTTAATTATTAGAACTATTTATTAACAAAAGATTTTATGACAAAATGCATTTGTATAAAGTTGGAAAGGGAGCTCCTCTCATGCGGGTCAGCCGTTTTGTCTTCAGAAACGTGTGCATGCTAGGAGAGATTGCACATTGTTTTCCTTAGGGAAAAGTCTTAGTGTAGAGTTTTTCACAGTGTAAATAGTTTTACGGCTTTTGTGAAGTGATTTTGTTCAGTGCTCTGTTAAGTGTCATGTCCAAATAAAGATTTATCAATTAAAATGTTGActttttttgtcatatatttcACAATACTTTCCAACCCTCCTACACAACCCCCCACCCCTTCGTCCCACCACCACTTCCATTACAAACCAACGGAATTACCCTTAACATTACCCTTAAGATTTGCTATGCCTTCACACATGATCAGTATTTAACTCAATCACTGCATAGGTATGTACAgtacacacacatgtacagtaGCCCAGACATTACCCAGGAGCAGTCTGTGCACATATACATATCAGCTGTACCAGACATGGCCCAACTTGATCCTGAAATCTgcatcagcagagagaagcatgcagtgctgtaagattttcaagGGCTTGATATAACAGTGGATCAGCACCTGCAGACGATATGACTCtaaaccatcagtaaattttgcattttatttgtaaatcaagggaccagagtctggagaagGCGTGgagaaacacagtccaagctgcttgaggtctagtgtgaagtttccaccaatcagtgatggtttggagagacatgtctgtcatctgctggtgtagatccactgtgttctattatcaagcctaaagtcagtgctgttttgttttcccacaaaatcttacagcacttcatgcttctctctgctaaaaaaaaaaaaaatctaagatgcagatttcattttccagcaggacttggcacattgccaacAGTACCATGGTCTTATAATGTTCTTATAAATGGTCTTTTGGgtatttattggctgtaagccataaacaaggaataaatgcttaaaatagatcagtgtgTAATAGTTTCACACTTTGaaaaagtcactttattttaCCAAATCATTTCAATTATGCTAATGTTAGGATGCACTAGTATACTTTGTGAATTAGTTgtaagggagggggggggggggggacaaatgCACTTAGAAGTGCACACAAGTGCCATTTGCATGGATTGATTCATTGTTCACAAGTCAGGGAATGGGGGTGGGGCACAGCACTCTGGAACACTGTCAAATACATCTTTTTGCCTCACCCTAAATGTTCACTTTAATTTAAAGAtccgttatttttatttttatttggcagTCATGCTGCTCCAGTTAATGCTTCACACAGTGAAATTAAAGTCAAACAGGACAGAATAAATGCTGCAGTaccctttatttagttttatacaagaatattaatacaaaaatacactcaATTCATTGCCAACAACATTTATAAAAAGACAGACACGGGGCAGTCAGACGATGTACTTGAAGCTGTAGGTAGTGTCGCAGGACAGCCTCTTCCCTCTGCAGCGACCACACAGGTCCTGGCGATGAGGTCGTCTCAGATCAATATGCCTCTGCTTCTGCTCACAGCTGCAGCGCGACTGTTCACACATCTGACAAAAGTTAAACAAAGTTAGAACAGTTTACTAACTACAAACCTCCAGAGTGTAACATCTCATCAAATCAAACCTGGCACTGAATAGACTCCACTCTGTATGGGTTCAGTCCTGCTTGGCATTTTCTGCAGTGCTGTTTGAAGTAAACCTGAAAAATGGAGAAGGAGGGGGTAAATGTttgttagagagaaaaaaaaaaaaaaaaaaaaaaaaaaaaaaaaaaaaagctgtttgagCTAAAAGTTTGAAGTATTTTACCTTGCTAGATCCTGTGATGCACCACACATAGGCGCTCTCCCAGCGAATATTGCACTTATTGCAGTGATAAAATCCATATTTCTGCTCCAGGAACTaggatttaataaaaaataaaaagtcatgaAACTGAAAGCAGTAGTGTGGACAAGAAAAGAAAAGCCTATGGAAAAAGTTTTTCAAATCCTTCTATAGACCCATCATACATATGCACAAGTTATATGGTTGTTTCAAAATGGATTTCTGGAGGTCTTTCAGCTGTCAAATTAGGACATTTCTAGGTTCAGACTACATGTAGGCACATTACAATACAAGCTACTCCTAATTCACAAAATCAGCTAAATTTAGATATGTTTAAGAGCCAATGAGACCTTAAACATGCTGATTTTACTACACATTTACAGCAAACATTTGGTAAGATCCTCACTACTTTTTGTTTGGTAGGCAGTGTTCATATAGCAGTCCCACTTCCTAGCTCATGTCCAAAATAAATAGGAGCGAAAGGAGCCAAATCAAGTAAACTCAAACTAAGAATAGTTACCATCTTTATGGCTATGATAAGTTTTGAAAGAAAATTCAGgtggctttatttttatattatatccaTACATATAAATCCCACAAACACATCTCAGGTTTTAAACAGTAACAGACCTGCTAACCTCAAATGAACTCAGAATCCACAGAAGAGATTCACAATGTCTAATTTTTGGCAACAATGATAAATGTTttgcaataaaataacacatgTTACATAGAcaaaattaaattagattaaattatagtggggttttaatgtttaatgtgggtatttccctgtattattCAGAGGATTAGTGTGTATTATTATTCGGTATTAGTGTGAATTTTCAATGCCTACCTACGCTCTCCCAAGATTACATCTAATCCAATGTCTAGACTTATATAATTATCTATAATCTGTACATTTAAAACTAATCTGAATTATTTTTCTTCAATATTTTTCTTGCATAATTTTAATAGTGaaaaaaaccttttaatttaaatttttatttagtttgacCTGCAGCATTACTGTCTGAATCACCACTACAAGTGAACACTGCCCACACAGACCTGAAAGCCGAGCGCTTTGGGCCCGCGGCTCTGGACGGCGCTCCGCGGCGGACGCTGCTTTCTCTCCGGGCTCGGGTGTTCGGTCTCggcgtcctcctcctcctcgttgtcggtctcctcctcctcctcctccgtgtCCTCGGTCTCCTCTCCAGATTTACACCCCTCAGGATGGTCTCCCCCCGCGCTGTCCTCCCGCCCCCCAGCGCGAGGCGGCACCGAGAAGAACCTGCGGTCAAACACAGGGGAGTAGATGGCGAGCGGGCGTGAAAAGCGCACGCTGTTGACCGGCGTGGAGGGGAGCGGGTCCCCGGGGAGCGCGCCGCTGCGCCGGGGGGAGCTGAGCTTCTCCTCGCGGTAAGAGAGCGTCTTGGGGCCGAGCGAGCACTGCACCGTGGCGTCCACCCGGGGGTTTACCTGCACCCCGAACTCCCGGGTGTTGGCCCTGCGGAGGCGGGGGGTCAGGTTGGGGTTGACCTGAGACAGGATGGCCTTCAGCTGGCTGCGCTTGTAGAGCTCGAAGTACTCCGGGATCTCCGGGAGCGGGAAGCCGCCCTTCTTCTCCCATCTCTGGAGCTTGAACTTGGCGTTCCCGGGGTAGAAGGGGAAGAATCCGGGGTATCCGCCGTAGTTACAGGCGGGGAACGGCAGGCCTAACTCCTCCATGATGAGCGGGTGAAGGAGTATTGCTCAGCCCCCGGGTTATCTCCTCTATCACTGCGGAAAcaagccaatcacagctgccGCTGAGGACCACGTGCTCGACGCGATTAACTACAGGTGCGTATGCCCACCTGTGTCCTTATAAGCCACGCCCACTGAGCTCTGACTGGTCAGTTCATTCTGAAAGGCGGAGCCACAGGTGCAGATCGCATTTAAGCCATGCAAAATGCTTGATGGACGAAGGTGAGCTTcaaatatatactttaaaaataatatcaaGTTCTGACTTTCTTGAGCTTCATTTCAACATTCACATCTTCATAGTTTGCAGTTGAGAGGACAGCAGTGTGTtgcattagtctaggggttcacacactttttcctcctgtcactgtgaatgttaacagggtgtgtttaataaaaacatataattgtttgtgtggtattagtttaagcccattgtgtttgtctattgttgtgacttagatgaagatcagaacacatttaatgaacaatttatgcagaaatccaagtataatcccaaagggttcacatactttttcttgcaactgtatatgtgTTTCGGCCATTAATGTAtattaactaataaaataaactgtACCAGACAGTACATTAGATATAttttgggtttatactgtctgcaatgaaacaaaaactaaatgtaagaaacaatttttattttctatactgTCCCAGCCTTCTGATTTGAGGTGgaacaaatacacacattttGACCAGCAATGTCTTTTAATAGGCCTTTTATTAGGGTGCTGTTTCATAGTTTGGAAATTTTCTTAAATTAGCTGTTGCATCCATCCATATTTTTGAGATATATGCTTAAAACACTGTAGGTAATATGATTCATATAGCTTCACACCCAGAGAATTCCAGGTAGCTGATTCTTCACCAGATAACTGACCAATCAGTAAATCCTGATACCCAGTCAGCTACACACTGATGAAAATGGATGATGTGTTTAGTGCAGGTCTGTTTCCATTTGCTTGCATTGTTGCATTGTCACTGAAATACCTAATCCCTTATATAAATGTATTCTGAATTTAGGCTCCTGAAAAGATAAACATAATAAATCCTCTACATTCAATTTCATTTACTCAGGCTTTACATATTTTTCTACAATTTCTACAATTggactgcaaaaaaacaaacatatgagCTGCACTTAATCAGATTATGCACACTGATCTGCCAGCTTCCCACAGTATTGATTTCTGCGCTAATGTAAGATGAGCTTCCTCCTCTGATAACACATGATTTCCACCGCAGTCTAATATAATTATGAACAGGAACACAATGTTACAGTCATTTACATATTACACTGTTGATTCTGCTTGATTGGTCTGGTTTGGAAGCGAAGAGGCAGCATGATGTTGCTAGCCAATTCTGTGACTTCAGGCCTGTGGGAATAAAGCACACACATTTCCCTCTTATCACAGTCATTACTGAAAAGATAACAGCTGCTCTTTCATAATTCTTCTGCTAAACACTACACTAAAAAGATCtttctatattttaattttaaattattgtaaaatacagtttttacattaaaaggtttaagtaaatattgtattttatggtCAAATgctggagcaaaaaaaaatctcagaaaagcatgttttaaaacaaaatgcTGGCCCAAGACAATCACTGAGCATTACATATCATCTGCCACATAGATGTAAATAGAATATAGTGCTGGTAAAGCTACAGTGGAATCGATGAGCAGCTAATGTTCACTCATCACTCTAAATCCATTGTCCATGCCCCAGAGAAACGTATTTACATCAGTAAACCTGTCAGAGATATCAGAATAAAAAGTTCTTTAGTCATCGATTAAGAACAAGCCTATTAAAACGATTAGTTATATGGTCATGTATTAATTTACTCAATGCTAATGAGTTAATGTCCGATTGAGATTTTATTGTCGTTTCACATCACCTGTGGTACATGAGGTCGAACGAAATTGTATTCTCACGGTCCAGTTTACCCCCAAAGCGCAATTTTAAAATTGTTCatactgcaaaaataaaaaaaaacatgattgttcATGAGTCTCAAAGTCTCAAAGTTATTTCTGGTTAGCATGAAGCCCAGACCTGCTGAACCTAGTGAACATAAGGGTCTGATGTTCTGACCGCATGACAATGAGATATGGTTTCCCTGTTTTATTGCAGTCTCTGAGAGCCTGGCTCAGCTGGCAGGGCTGGAGGACAGCTTCAGTAAATCTGATGATGCATTATCTATGTGTTTGTGCTTGaaaagttattaacagatatgAATCCTTATCAGCCATTGGTTCTCCGTGCAGTGGGCGGTTAGCAGGATAAAAATAGGCTGTGTTTGTGGGTTTTGGCGGTAATTGCGCTGTAAAACGTGTTTAATCGCGGCGCTCGAGGACCCGCTCAGGCCATTATGAGGTTTGTCCGGTGCCTGGATACTGAGTCAGTGGTGGGTTTAATGATTGACAGAGCTGAGGGGGAGCTGGGGGGCAGCTGGACTGACGGCTCTTCACTCCGTGACCAGTCGATCCTAGGGACGCTCTCTTACGCGCGAGCATGCTCCTTCTCCTGTGCGCGCTCTGCTGCGCGCTTCAGGGGGCCGCGGCCGAACCAGGCGCGGGGTTGCGCACGTGGTCGCGCTTCTCCCGACTGCCCTACCCGGCTGACAAGGCGTTCCTGTACGACACGTTTCCGCGCGGCTTCGCGTGGGCCGCGGGCACGGCCGCCTACCAGGTGGAGGGCGCGTGGCAAAAGGACGGCAAGGGCCGGTCCGTGTGGGACGTGTTTACGCGCGGAGGGGCGCGCGTGCTCACGGGCGACGTGGGCAGCGACAGCTACCACAACTTGCGCGCGGACGTGCGCGCGCTGCGCCAGCTCGGCGTCACGCACTACCGCTTCTCGCTCTCGTGGTCGCGCATCTTCCCCGACGGCGACGCCGCGAGCGCGCATAACGCTAAAGGTGTGGAGTATTACCGCGAGCTGATCCGCGAGCTGCGGGACATCGGCGTGCAGCCCGTGCTCACGCTCTACCACTGGGACCTGCCCGACAGCCTGCAGCGCCGCTACGGCGGCTGGAACAGCTCGGTGCTCGTGCAGATCTTCACCCGGTACGCGGACTTCTGCTTTCGCACCTTCGGTCATGATGTGAAGCTCTGGATCACCATGGATAACCCGTTCGTGGTTGCCTGGCACGGGTACGGGACGGGGGTTGTGGCGCCCGGTGTTAAAGGAGACCCCGATATGCCTTTTAGAGTGGGACACAATCTGTTAAAGGTAACACAGGCGGGGGTTGGGACGATATATCAGTATATTGATATTGTATCGTTTCGACCATATCGAAtcttcacgttttttttttatatattttttattgaagaTGGGTGCTCCAAACTCCCTAAGACTTGACCAAGAGTGGTCCagtagtctaaagcgctgccactatgaccaggagattgctggtttgattccggttcatgtagcttgccatcttgctctttctgggtggatagatggcgctctctccccacatcactccaaagggtgatgtccgcagcacaaggcatctgtgagccgatATATATTGGGATTTATTAAgacaataaaatgtgtttaagaaCTTACCTTGCACCCGCACAAACTTACATGCAGTAGGTTTGTGCGGGTGCTACCTTAATAAAGACGCAAACCATGATCCACTTAAGGGGTTTTGGAAATAATATTACAAGATCCTCCAACAATCACATTATTATAATATCATTGTTCTCATGGgtaacatattgtgataatactGTATGGTAAGATGCCCTGCGATTCCCACAACATATTCAAATCTGAAGTGCTGAAGTGACCTACAACACTATAGCGCTGATTGAGTCCATAACATGTTGATGGAACCACTGCAGTGTTGAATCAGCCTGTATaaccctgaaaaaaaatcaatatacaggggttggacaatataattgcaacacctgtcattttagtgtgggaggtttaatagCTAAATTGGActagtctggtggccaatcttcattaattgcacattgcaccagtaagagcagagtgtgaaggttcaattagcaggttaagagcacagttctgctcaaaataattGTGTGCAATGCACAcaccattatgggtgacataccagagttcaaaagaggacaaattgttggtgcacgtcttgctggcacatctgtgatcaagacagacggtatccagggttatgtcagcataccaccaagaaggaccaaccacatccaacaggattaactgtggacgctgtaagaggaagctgtctgaaagggatgttcgggtgctaaccaggattgtatccaaaaaacataaaaccacggctgcccaaatcacacagaattcaatgtgcacctcaactctcctgtttccaccagaactgtccgtcaccacaataaattagtgtgctctaaatccaggtgtttcattgtccaaccactgtaaaTAATCAGTGTCATGATCAGGGAACATCTGATATAGTCCTGAAGTATTTAACAAGAGCAGATTAACCCCTTTCTAAACCCCAACTAAAACCAAGCGTAGATTTgatgctagcattagcattagctacttaagAAGATAGGGAATTAGCTAAACACAcaacattagcctacaattaCTAAGGAAAGTGAATGAAAATAAGACTACAGGATACCTTCATCATGGCGCTTAACACAAAAAGAACCCCACCATTACTTCACCTGTCAATAACGATTGAGGAGATAATAATTTCTTCCAGAACAGTGTATTATTTATGACCCAATTTTGCACGTCTGTACAGTAATGTTCGGGACACCCCTAATCTGTCTCTAATCATCTTTTCTCAGGCTCATGCTGCAGTGTGGCATCTCTATAATGAGCGCTATCGTCCTCAGCAGGGCGGGAGAGTGTCCATAGCTCTGGCGTCACACTGGATCAAACCCAGTAGCACAAGGCTGGAAAGCCACCAGGCCTGCCAGTGCTCACTGGACTTTGTTTTGGGCTGGTTCGCCAGGCCGATCTTTGTGGACGGTGACTATCCACCCTGCATGAAGCGTAACTTGACACACAGGTAGGAGTGTGATTAGCTATGCCTTTTATTGGCCAATTTCTAGCAAATCCTGAATATCGGTCGATTGCCAGTTGTATATATTGACTGAAATCAGACGATACTCAGGATCTGCTAGTTACTGAATTATCATCTGATTGCAAATTGCAAATATTGACTGCAATCTACCAATATTTCTCTAATTGGCAAATCCTGAGAAACAATATTTGGGAGTTAATTAATGATTTACAATCCCTTTGCAAGAGGTTGCTTAGACAGCTTAGAAGCTGCAACTCCTTATAGACTCCAAATGGCTTAATACACTCATTTAAGCCAGAGCTGAACTGTATCAGCACCAAAAACACAAATCGCTCCATCTCTAAGATTTAACATTACAAAAGTTAACACTGGTTTTATGATTGAGTCCACATTATCTGGATATACATTATAATTTATTCAAGTTTGCAAGTGTTTGTAAAAATTTAATGtggaaaatatgttaaatatgtaaatTTTGCGATTAAAACCCACCCCCATAGGCTGCCAACATTCACAGAAGAGGAGAAGAAGCATATAAATGGAACGGCGGACTTCTTTGCCTTGTCTCATGGACCTGCTCTCAGCTTCCAGCTAATTAATGACAGCCTGCGATTTGGACAAACAGAGGACCTAGACCTGCGCATGCTGCTCTACTGGGTCCACGCCGAATATAACAACCCGGCCATCTTCGTGGTGGAGAGTGGCTGGTTCGTCAGCGCTAACACCAAGACGAAGGATGCAAAGCACATGTACTACCTGAAGCGCTTTATAATGGAGACTCTGAAGGGTAGGTGTGGTGGAGTCTGTGTGGAGGGTGCTTTGTAATTATAGTACATATACTTTAGTGCATATCAAAAAATTTTGAATatgtttgaaaagttactttattttagtaaatcagttactaacaaaatgtgaaactcatatattatatagatgtattacacacagagtgatctatttttacattacattacattacatttcatttggcagacgcttttgtccaaagcgacttacaataatgaagtacaaagtaataggaatttagataacccatttttagatagggcttaaaggaggtcgaagggaaataaagggatagagaagtgaaggaggggaagaaggaaatggggttagaagtagttagtgtgttagaggtgttaggagagtaagtgctctttgaagagctctgtcttcaggagtctcttaaagatagcgagagattctcctgatctggtagtagaaggtagtttgttccaccattggggaactctgtatgagaacagtctggattgctttgtgtgaatgtttgtttggtaaagcgaggcgacgttcattggaggagcgcagcggcctgGAGgtggcgtaagtcttcaggagtgatcagtgcaggtaggaaggagctgttctgtcatcaccttgtaggcgattgtaagagttttgaatttgatgcgagcatcaactggtagccagtggagctcaatgagcagcggggtgacatgtgcccgttttggctggttgaagaccagacgtgctgctgcattctggatcatttggagtggttttactacacaggccgggaggccagttagcagggcattgcagtagtcgaggcgtgagatgacgaccgcttgcaccaggagttgggtggcctgttgtgtcaagaacggtctaattttcctgatgttataaagcgcgaagcggcaggatcgagcaaccgaggccacatggtgcgtgaaggagagctggtcatcaaccagaacacccaggttcctagcaacctttgtcggtgagagagagagagagagagtcaatgcttatagagaggttatgttgaaaagatggttttgctggtatgaccagaagttcagtctttgagagatttaattgaaggtgatgctccttcatccaagaggatatgtcagagagacactgcgatatccgtgcagagattgagttatcttcaggtgagaatgacaggtatagctgggtgtcatcagcaaagcaatggtaggaaaagccatgtgagtggataacctgaccaagagaggtggtgtatattgagaagagaaggggacccagtaccgaaccctggggaacctcagtggatagggagtgggctgaggacagctgtccttgccacgacaccttgaacgagcgcccagtgaggtatgatctgaaccatgacagcacattgtctgagatccccatgtttgaaagtatagttaggaggaagtcgtggttgactgtgtcgaaggcggccgagaggtccagcagaatgagcactgaggactgtcctgcagctctggcagttttcaacgagtttatttattttattgttgatgattatggcttacagccaatgaaaaatcagtgtttcagacaattagaatattatattagaccagttggtacttttggcagtgtgggcagtgtgccaagtcctgttggaaaatgaaatccacatctccatgagggaagcatgaagtgctgtactgTGCACTGACTTTgacttgataatagaacacagtggatcaacaccagcagatatcag comes from the Astyanax mexicanus isolate ESR-SI-001 chromosome 20, AstMex3_surface, whole genome shotgun sequence genome and includes:
- the zar1l gene encoding ZAR1-like protein produces the protein MEELGLPFPACNYGGYPGFFPFYPGNAKFKLQRWEKKGGFPLPEIPEYFELYKRSQLKAILSQVNPNLTPRLRRANTREFGVQVNPRVDATVQCSLGPKTLSYREEKLSSPRRSGALPGDPLPSTPVNSVRFSRPLAIYSPVFDRRFFSVPPRAGGREDSAGGDHPEGCKSGEETEDTEEEEEETDNEEEEDAETEHPSPERKQRPPRSAVQSRGPKALGFQFLEQKYGFYHCNKCNIRWESAYVWCITGSSKVYFKQHCRKCQAGLNPYRVESIQCQMCEQSRCSCEQKQRHIDLRRPHRQDLCGRCRGKRLSCDTTYSFKYIV